A single region of the Chrysoperla carnea chromosome 5, inChrCarn1.1, whole genome shotgun sequence genome encodes:
- the LOC123300853 gene encoding high mobility group B protein 13 has translation MFTNQLFRLGNSVRRIQKTICENPRCRNFSTTNVKNLSKSIEEKVGLPPRPKRPLTPYFRFMKQVRSNVVQENPKATAIDITKLIAQKWEKVDIKEKLKFEEEYKKDQEKYIEEKLKYDSKLTAEDRQKLTNVRREIDSKRKRKAKRNKCKEFKKPKKNPSAFVLWMLEQYPERGSEPFRTFQLRVAQQWKSMSDSERKPYADRAKEMNEKYKEELTQWEEKMIRLGNIDIVRNDSKVLKIPSKTNRQRTKTKTTHEATQ, from the exons aTGTTTACTAATCAGTTATTTCGATTAGGAAATTCAGTAAGGCgtattcaaaaaacaatatgCGAAAATCCAAG gTGCAGAAATTTCAGTacaacaaatgttaaaaatttaagtaaatcaaTAGAGGAAAAAGTTGGTCTACCACCACGACCTAAGCGACCATTAACACCATACTTTCGATTTATGAAACAAGTACGATCTAATGTCGTACAAGAAAATCCAAAAGCTACTGCTATAGATATCACAAAGTTAATCGCACAAAAATGGGAGAAAGTCGACATAAAA gaaaaattaaaatttgaagaagaaTACAAGAAAGATCAGGAAAAATATATAGAAGAAAAGTTGAAGTATGATAGTAAACTTACAGCAGAGGATAGGCAAAAGTTAACGAATGTAAGGAGAGAAATAGATAGTAAAAGAAAACGTAAAGCTAAACGTAAT AAATGTAAGGaattcaaaaaaccaaaaaaaaatccttCAGCTTTTGTGCTATGGATGCTTGAACAATATCCTGAACGTGGTTCGGAGCCATTTAGAACGTTTCAATTGCGTGTTGCACAACAATGGAAATCCATGTCCGATAGTGAACGAAAACCATACGCCGATCGTGCAAaagaaatgaatgaaaaatacaaagaaGAGCTTACACAATGGGAAGAGAAAATGATTCGATTGGGTAACATTGATATCGTACGTAACGAttcaaaagttttgaaaataccATCGAAAACGAATCGTCAacgtacaaaaacaaaaactacacACGAAGCTACACAATAG